The following DNA comes from Mucilaginibacter jinjuensis.
TTGAGTTGCTCGGTACCATAGCCCGAAAATAATTCACCTACGGCTTTGCCTAAAGCATCGTAATGGATTTTGGCATTGGTATGTTTATCGGGAATAAAAGATACAATTACCTTCCGGCGATCGTTAGGGTCGGGGCTGCGTTTCACAAAACCTGCTTTTTCGAGGCGGTCAATTACGTTGGTAATAGCGCCAGTAGTTAATCGGGCTGCTTTAGCCAGAGCGCCTGCTGTTGATGGACCCATTTCCTGCAAAAAATCAAGGCATTCGGCATCGGTAACATTCAAGCCTATATCCTGCGAAATAACGTGCTGTAATATAAGCGACGAGCGGGTAAACCTGCGCACGGCCCACATCAGTTCAAAAACATCGGGATTAATATCTGGAGGCATAGCTATAAATCTAAATATCTTAATTGTTAAGATATTCAAATATAAGTGTTCTTAACAGAAAGAGGATAAGACCAATAGATTGAACATTATTTTTAACATAGCTTAACAATAATTAAACGCCTGATAGGTATTTTTATAACAGGCTCTCCGCCTTTAATGTTATCATTATGGAAATAACTAACCCTGCCTTTAACTACGATAAATATGGTAAACAGTACTCGGGACAAAGGCGTACTGATCCACATATTGCAACTTTTATTAACGAGGCGTTAGGCGATGCCAAAACCGTGCTGAATATTGGAGCAGGGGCAGGTTCATACGAACCTGAAGACCGTTATGTAATTGCTGTTGAACCCTCCATAGCTATGCGCGCCCAGCGGATAAATAACCATAAAATACCGGCTATTATTGCCACTGCCGATAACCTGCCTTTTGATGATAAAGCTTTTGATGCTACAATGGCCATTGTTACCGTACACCATTGGCCCGATATTAGGAAGGGCTTGCAGGAGCTAAGGCGCGTTACCAAACACCGGGTTATTGTAATGACTTTCGACCCGGACTCACTGGGTAATTTCTGGAATGCGGAATACTTTCCCGAAGTGATTGAGGTAGAACGCCAGCGCTATCCAACTATCGATTTTTTGATGGAAGCGATGGGAGGGAAGACATTGGTAGAGGCTGTGTCTGTTCCGCTGAACTGTGTAGATGGGTTTCAGGAAGCATATTATGGCAGGCCGGAAGCTTTTTTGAGTAAAGAGGTACGTAAAGCACAATCTGCCTGGGGCTTTATTGCCGAAGATGAGCAGGAGCGGATTGTAAAGCGCTTAGCCGACGATCTGGAATCGGGTGCCTGGGATGCAAAATTTGGGCATTACAGAACCCAGCCCACCTTTACCTGCGCGTTACGGTTAATTATTGCCGATTACGATTAGTTATCACTTACGATAGCAGCCTTTTTGCGTTGCTTATTTACGCTATGATTTTTTAAGAAATTATAAGTGAGATTAAAACCCATGTACTGGGTATTACGGCTGCTTTGGGTGCCATCTAAAAATACATAACCCTGTACTACTGCAATGGCCACGGTTTCTGTGATATTGAAATTGATGCTATTGCAAATTTCGGTCATTAAGCCCTGTTTGGCCTTAATTACATAACCCGCGCCGAGACAAAGACTTTCGGCAAAACGGCCTTTGGAGAAAACATTGATGGTAGGCCGAAACTCGATAAACCTCGATGTATCGCTACCAGAGCTGATTGAGTTTAATCTGCCTGTAGCCAAACCAATATCAAATATGCCATAGGTTTTACCAAATTCGAAGGAAGGTGCAAACCGCTGTGCAAAACCACCTTTAGCATTAACAAAAACATTGGCGCTTGCTGTAATATAGAAGTAACGGGGTTCTTTATTCTCCTTTGATGTGTCTGATTCTATGACCGTATCTTTTGCCGATTTAGGCGGTGGTTGTGAGTGGGAAATAACAGCCTTGGTCATGTTAGGAATTACCGAAGGATTTTGTGCAAAAGAGCAAGTGACCGCCAATAGAAATACTAGCGTGAAAAATATTTTCATCAGAATAGGGGTATAATGATTGTAATAAGAATATATGATTTATAATTACACAATAATAGTATTAATTAATAATATTAATTATTTTTTATAGAAACCCCTGCTATGGAAAAGAAAAGCCAACAAGCCCCGGAGCCGGAACTAAAATCTTCGCTCGATTTTACCAAGACGCGCACAGATCACATTACCGTGTTTATAATTGATGTTTTGGGCAGCATGAAATTCCTGCTATCATGTTTTATAATTTTTGCAGTTTGGATCTGTTGGAATATAAACTTATTTCCACTCTTAAAGCCCTTTGATCCGTTCCCGTTTCCGATCTTAGAAATGGCAGTCTCTTTATTCGCCATTATATTGTCGGTGTCCGTTTTAATTAATCAAAACCGGCAGGGCAGGATTGAAACTATCCGTCAACAGGTAGAATTTGAGGCTAATGTGCGGGCAGAAGAAGAGATCACTAAAATATTAAATATGGTACACGAAATACACCAGCGGATGGGGATTACTACTGTTACCGACCAGCAGTTGGAAGAAATGAAGGAGCCTACAGATATTAAACAAATTCATAAGGCTATTGATGATATCGAATCAAACGAAAGCATTAAAGCCGATCCCGATCAATAAACTACTGTCCAGATTATAGTAATTTGAAAAGGATTATCGTCCTTTTTAAAATCAATGCAAACAATATGGTTGTGAAATGCTTTTGAGATAAATAATATCCCTATGGCAAAGAAAAAGAATCTGTTCGAAAGGTTTTCGAACTGGGCAACAATAGCAACCGGCAGTTCTGCTGCATTTATTATCGCAATCACAGTAATCGTAGTATGGCTGGTATCTGGCCCCATATTTAAATATTCGGATACCTGGCAGCTTATCATTAATACAGGCACTACTATAGTTACCTTTTTAATGGTTTTCCTGATCCAGAAATCACAGAATAAGGATTCGAAAGCCATCCACCTCAAGTTAAATGAGATACTGGCTTCGCACGAAGGTTCGAGCAACCGAATGGTTGATATTGAAGACTTAACCGAAGAAGAATTGGATCAGCTTCATAAATTTTATGTGAAATTATCAGATCTTGCTGAGAAAGAGGATGACCTTACCTGTACCCATTCGATAGATGCAGCTGAAGAGAATCAAAAGCGTAAATCGAACAGGTATATACCAAGTAAGGTTAAAGCAGAATCTAAGAAGTAATGTCCATCGCTCTTTCTCTGTCGGGCGAGTTGTAAAGATGTTCAGGTATTTCGGCAAGGGTAGAGTAATGCACTTGCTGGCCTAAACCATAAAATTGCTGAAAGCTCATAATCAATGGCCGCCATTTATCGGGATCAACCCGGTTGGGGTGGCCATCCGTTAAAATAGATTCTTCGAGGTGTACTTTCGTGATCCGTAGCTCGAATGTTACTATGCGGCCCCGTTGGTTAATATCGCCCTCGGCCAAGCCATGTACAGCTTCAACCACAGCTTCTAATTGAACCGGGCATTCTGCAACACGTGGCGGCGTTACAGATATTGATGGCAGTTCATGCAGGCCGGCAATGCCAAATTTATCTTCTTCATAACGGTAGCCTTTGGCTATTTTACCATCGGGTACAGGATTGGAACCCGTGGTTTTAGCCATGCGATTTACGGCTTTTACTTCATTAACCGAAGGCAGATTTAAAACGCATTCTCTATTGCGCATTAAATTATGCGTGGTTTTAGATGCAGCAGCCAGCCCAATTACACAACGCCAGCCCAGCCAAAATATCGACGACATAGGGGCGAGGTTATCTGTGCCATTTTCATTTTTAGTGCTGATTAATACTACTGGAGTACCGAAGTAGAGTATAGAAGGATTGCTTTCGATATGCATGATATTGTGTTTTATGATTTCAATATCAAAGATCGGTACATGTAAATAGGTATAGAACCCGTTTCTTGCGGAGTTGGAAGGATTGGTTAAAGCTTATCAATCTTTTGCTGAATAAGCTGTTTATCTGCACTGGTTTTGGCAAGCAGCAATGCTTGTGCAAAATGTTGCTTAGCTTTTTGGGTATCAATTTCCTTATATAATTCGCCGAGTAGGGTAAAATAGAAATGATTATCAGTTAGTTTCAGTTTCTCTGCTTCAATTATTGCGGCTGCATTTCCGCGTACTTTCGAAACCGCATAAGTACGGTTAAGCGCTGCAATGGGCGAATATTCGATTACCAACAACTGATTAAATAAGTGTAAAATACTTTCCCACTTTTCGGGAGTATCTGCTTTTTGGGTATGCCACCAGGCAATGTTGGCTTCGAGGTGATATTTGGTAATTTCGTTTCCTTGTGATGCCTGGTTAAGATAATAAGCACCTTTGGCAATCAGGCTTTTATCCCATAAGGTTTCGTCCTGGTCATCGTACAAAATAATTTCACCCTGGGCATTCTTTCGGGCTTCAAAACGGGAAGAGTGGAAACACATTAAGGCAAGCAATGCATTTACAACGGGCAGATTGGTTTGCGCATTTTCTATCAGCATATAGGTAAGGCGCATGGCCTCTAAACACAGGTCTTTGCGCAATACGCTATCCTGACTTTCTGAATAATAACCTTCGTTAAACAATAAATATAAAGTGGTTAACACCGCATTTATGCGCTTGTTGATCTCTGTTGGTGGCGGAAATTCGATTTTGATTTTTTCCGCCCTTAATTTTTCTTTCGCCCTAAACAAACGCTTGTTAATGGTTTCTTTATTGCTCAAAAATGCATTGGCAATTTCATCAATACCAAAGCCACATAGTATACGCAGGGCAAGCCCCGTTTGTGCCTCTACAGAAATTGAGGGATTGCATATAGCAAACAGCATTTGCAACTGACTATCGGCAATGTTTTGATCCGAAAGGTCAATCTCAATTTCATACTCCTGCGGCAGGGAAGAAGTAAGTGTGCCCTCTATCTTATCTGCAAAAATTTGACCTCTGATAATATGATTTTTTGCTTTGTTTTTAGCGACAGCATACAACCAAGCCGATGGGTTGGGTGGGACACCTTTATACGGCCAGGTTTCGAGTGCCGAAAGGAATGTTTCACCGGCAATATCTTCGGCAATATCAATATGGTCGATGCCCAGGTATTTACAGAGTACCGCCGTTATTTTACGGAACTCTGTTCTGAACAGGTGGTCTATTAATTCCTGGTTTTGCATGACAAAGAAAAGCCTTCCTCAATTAAGGAAGGCTTTGGTAGTTTTAATGAACACCATCTCTTTTCGCCAGTTTGCGCACTTCAACACTATTGCCATCGCCTTGTAAAACCGGACAGCCTTTGGCAAATTCGGCAGCTTCATCGGCCGACTCAGCTTTAACTATAATATAGCCGCCGATTGTTTCTTTAATTTCACCGAAAGGGCCATTGGTTACTACACTGTTGTACTTAACAATACGGGCATCATCAAAGGATAAACCGTTGCCGCCTACAAATTTGTTTTGTGCTGCAATGCCGCCAATCCAATCCATCGTTTGTTTCATCCAGATCTGGATCTGTTCTGGTGATGCTACCTTGTTGCCGTCTTCGTGCCTGAAGATTAAAATAAATTCATCCATTTTGTTAAAATTTAATTGTTGTGTGATATGTACTTATATATCCATAACAATCAGGAGTATTGAAATTGGACACCAGATACTAATTTACAATAAAAGCGTATTCTGAAGACTAAAATTGGCGACCGGAAATGAAGGGTATGTCATCCCATTGTCTGCAAACTGTCCTGATTAATAAGCTATTTTTTTAATATTTAAGACAATATTTTGTTTTAAATATTAAAAAATACGTGTTTAATGCCTTTTAAGCCATTAAATAGAAATATGGTATACCTATTGTATAAATCAATACAATTAAAAACATCATCATTTACCTTTAAAAAACAAACAAACAGTCATGAGATCTTTATTATATATCATCGCAGTTATCTTAATCATTGGATGGGTATTAGGCGAATTCGTATATTCTGCAGGTGGTTTAATCCACATCTTATTAGTTATCGCTATCATTTCCTTAATTTTAGGATTCCTGAGAAGAGATACTGTAGTTTAAGCAGAAAACAGAACTTAAAATAAAAGCCCGGCTATTTAATAGCCGGGCTTTTTGTTTTTATGCCGGGTCTTGCTTCGGAGCCTTTGGCGGACGGGGGCCGCGTTTGTAGATAATCAACCCGTTTAAAAAGTTGCGGAGGATCTGATCGCCGCAAGGTTTAAAGTTGGGATGGTCATCATTGCGAAAGATGGCGCTGATCTCATTTTTGGTTACCTTGAAATCGGCCAGTAACAAAACCTTAATAATATCGTCGTCTGTAAATTTTAAAGCTACCCGAAGCTTTTTCATGATATCGTTATTGCTCATAATAGTAAGTTTATGTATTAGCGGGAAATTTCTATTCTTATTTTTTTGCCTTTAATTTTTTCGTTTTTAACTAACTGTACAACACGCTCTATACGGTTACGTTTTACAGCTGCATACGATGAATGGTCGAGCACCTCTATCAAGCCCAGATCTTCTTTGGCAAGTTCTCCTTTTTGTAGAAGCAGGCCTACTATATCTACCTTGTTAATTTTATCTTTTTTACCGGCAGCAATATACAGCGTAGCCCAGGGTGATGGTTTAGGCAGAACAGGATCGGCAGACAAATCTTCAATCTCAGGAACTTCCTTTAAATAGGCAGGCTTTTCATCAGGTGTTAACATTAAATACGATGTACCTGTGGCATGCATTCGTGCTGTACGGCCATTGCGGTGGATAAAAGCTTCTTCGTTATGCGGTAACTGGTAATGGATGATGTGCTCAATTTCTGGAATGTCCAGTCCTCTCGAAGCCAGGTCGGTAGTAATTAAGATCCTATGACTGCCGTTTCTGAATTTGATCAATGCCCGCTCACGATCATCCTGCTCCATACCACCGTGAAAAATATCGTGGGGCAGACCCATGTCGTACAATAGGTCGCTGATGCGGTCAACTGCTTCGCGGTGGTTACAGAAAACAAGTGTAGGTTGGTCGCTTACCTTGCAAATGAGTGCAAACAACGCTTCCAGTTTATCGGCTGCTTCGGCAACTACTGCTTTTTGCTTAAGGTTGGAGACTGTTTCTGTTTTATCCAGATAATCAAGTTTAACGGGTTTGTTAATGCCTGTAAACGACGGAATCTCGTCCATTTGTGTGGCCGAGGTAAGGATCCGTTTTTTTATGGCCGGCATTTGTTTGATGATGTACGACATATCCTCCTGGAAACCGAATTCGAGAGCCTTATCAAACTCGTCGAGTATCAATGTTTTGATAGTGTCCGTGCTGAAACTTTCTCGGCGCAGGTGATGTGCAATACGGCCCGGTGTGCCAATTAATACAGCAGGTGGCTGCGACAGGTTGTTGCGTTCGATTTTTACATCGTGGCCGCCATAACAACAGTTTACTTTAAAGCCGCTGCCCATAGCCCTGAAAACCTGCTCTATCTGTAAAGCCAACTCGCGGGATGGTACCAATATCATTGCCTGCACGGCTGGGATGTTGGCATCAAGCAAACCCAGTAATGGCAATAAAAAGCCCAGCGTTTTGCCCGAACCTGTAGGCGAAAGCAATATGACATCACTTTTTTTAGCAGCTGCAATGGCGGCCTCCTGCATGGGGTTAAGGGCATTTATCTTTAAGTTATCGAGCGCTTGCTTTATCATGTACCGTTGGATTGGCATCAAAGATAAGCTAAAATGATGGGAGGGAGGCCGATAGCTTGTTAAAGAAGTTATTAAGGGATCAGCAATATTTTTCCAGTGCTTTGGCGGCTCTCCAGAAAAGCATGGGCAGCAGCGCCATCGCTGAGAGCAAACTTTCTGCTGATGTCAACGCTGATAACTCCTTGTTCTATCCAGTTAAACAACTCAGCAGAGCGTTTTAAACGTTCTTCGGCCGAAGTTAGATAACTCCAAAGGTCGCCGCCTGTTATGGTTTTTGAGGTATCCATCAGCATCCGTGGATCAATTAATGGTGGGTTACCCCCTGCAAAACCGAAGAAAACAATTGTGCCTCCGGTTTTGGTAACTTCAAAACTGTCCATTAAGGTGCTGCCGATGCTTTCGTATACTACATCAACACCTTTGTATTTATCTACAAGTTGTTTTTTCCAGTCTTCGTTATACAGAAAACAATCATCGGCACCTGCATTAATAACATTCTGTTTTTTTATGGCCGATGATGTTAAGCCGATAACTGTAGCCCCAAAATGCTTGCTCAATTGTACCAATAACTGACCTACGCCACCAGCAGCAGCATGTACTAAAATAACATTGCCAGGCTTTACCTGATAGCTGTCGGTAGTTAAATATTGTGCTGTTAAGCCTTGCAATAACATGGCTGCTGCGGTCTCGAGACCAATATTTGTGGGTAAGGGGATAGCGTGGCTTGCGGGTACTGCAACCAATTCGGCATTGGCCAAAGGTACATCGGCAAAGCCAATACGGTCGCCTATTTTTAGGTGGCTGATGTTTTTGCCAATCTGTACAATTTCGCCCGCACCTTCGTAACCTGCAATAAATGGTGGCTGGCCTACCAAATGATAGTTGCCGTTACGGCGGTAGGTATCGGCAAAATTTAAGCCGATGGCCTTTGTTTTAACCATCACTTCGTCATCGCCGATAACCCGATCGGCAACATCGCCATAATACAAAACATCAGGGCTGCCAAAAATGTCGAAACAAAGGGCTTTCATTTAATACTGAATTAAATAAAGAATGCTATTTACTCTGCTGAATTATCTTCGGGTGCTTGCTGGTCTTTAGAGTTTGCCTTCAACATTACGCGGCCTTTTTTGGTTAAAGCGTAGGTTGTTTTTTTAGTTTTGGCGTCAGTTATAATATCTATCAGGGTGTATGATTTTAAACTTTGCAAATCCTCTGCACTTATACCCTTGGCCAATCCTTTGTTTGCAATCGTTTTAAGCGCTGCAACTACCTCTTCGTGTTTCATGGCGCTAAATTAAGGATTATGAATTAGATGTGAATACTCAGAGTGGGAATCGAACCCACACAAAAAAAGCCCTTCATTTCTGAAGGGCTTTTCTGCTGGAGCGAAAGACGAGATTCGAACTCGCGACCCCGACCTTGGCAAGGTCGTGCTCTACCAACTGAGCTACTTTCGCGTTGGGGTTGCAAATATAGACAGAAAAGAATATTCTGCAAGAGAAAAAATAAAAAATGCTTTGTGGATTGTGATTTTATGGCCTAAGTATATTCAAATTGAGGAACTTAATTTTTTGATGGGTTTAATTAACAAATGTTAGATTCAATAAAATATCTATAATTTTATAAATTATGGTAAATCCAGACCACATTCAGTATAACCAGGAAATCTTTAAAATACTTTTATCAGCTGTAATTGGCTGCATGGTAGGGCTGGAGCGCGAAATTAGGCGTAAGCCTGCCGGTTTCAGAACGCTGGCTATTATTAGTGTGGGGGCAACCATATTTACCATCTGCTCTTATAAACTGGGTTTCCCGGGTAACCAGGACCGCATTGCTGCCAATATTATTACGGGAGTAGGCTTTCTGGGGGCTGGCGTTATTTATAGAAATGGCTTTTCGGTGTCAGGCATTACAACGGCAGCCACCATCTGGATTGCGGCGGCACTAGGTATGCTGATTGGGATAGGGGAGTATGGCCTCACAGCATTGTCGCTCGTTACCTCGCTCATCATTCTCTCGGTAATGGAATACTTGCAGGATTATATTGATAGCCGTTTTCAACACCGTAACTACACCATTACCTGCCGTGGCGAATATAATCATAACCAGCTAAACGAGAAATTTGCCCAGCATCAGCTTAAAGTCCGCAACTTTAAAGAGACCCGACAGGACACCCAAACCAATTTTGAATTTGATATAAGTGGCAAAGAGAACAATCTTGAGCTGTTTAACCAGTGGCTTAAGCAAAATGAAGAGGTATTTTCATTTGTTTGGTAGGCTTTTATCAACCATTGATTCAAGCCTGAATCCGCAATTTTTGCTGTATTTGGGTGGTTTTTAACTTTTCTTTCAATAAAAATTTAAATAATTGCATTTTTTGTTTTTTATACCTATGTTTAAACCCGGTTTGTTTTTTTATGGGGCTGTAAATGCAAAAAATGAAAGGTGTTTTTATTTCTGAATTATTAACCCTCTAAATATAAACCGGGCGATCAGGCAACGATGAATACCATCGGTGCCGTAATCGCTGTGTGATTAAAATTTCTAAACGTACTTGCTATTTATAATGAAACTTGGCATAGGTGAATTTACCTGTGGCGGGAGCTTACTGTCTGTAAAAAACGAATGATATTTAATATTAATTGTGGTACTACTGTTTACATTTTTTATTTATTAAAATGAATTCTGAAATTAAAATGGCTATTAATCAGGCCCCAGAGGGTTTCCCTGGCTTAAGTGAAGTTGCGCAACGCAATGCCGAAAGGCTAATTATGTACATCACCGGCAGGGGGATGTTAGATTATATTACGCTTAACACTACCTTTTCGGGAGGGCTAAGCATTTTCCTAGTGATGAAGCAATGGCAATTTTATATGCATTCAACCAATGAGGGTAACATTGTATACATTTTATGGAAAGGGAAGCAACAATACGATTGTGGCTACGACACTTGCGACGCGTATTTACCTAAGCTTATATTTTATCTAAACACGATAAAATTTAACCAGGAAAATGCTGTATTAGCTTAGCTGATTAGTTTAAATTCTGCACCGTCAAACAAACCCATATCACTTAATTTGAGATGTGGTATTACCAGCAAGGCCATAAATGATAAGGTCATGAATGGTGATGACAGTGTAGAACCTAATTTTTTAGACATTGCATCTATAGCCGTATAGGCTTCGGCAACCTCATACCCATCTTTTTCACTCATTAGCCCGGCAATGGGCAGGGCCAAAATCATCTCTTCGGTATCGCTTACGCAACTAATACCGCCCCGGGCGGCAATAATGAGGTTTACAGCGCGGCAAATACTTTCGTCATCTACACCAACCACTACAATATTATGGCTATCGTGCGCTACAGATGACGCAATTGCGCCGCGGTTTAAACAGAAGTTTTTGATAAAGCCTTTAGCAATAGGCATTTGCTTATAACGGTTTACCACGGCAATTTTCAGGATGTCGTTTTGCAGATCTGTAACCAGCAATCCGTTTACGGGCTGCATGGCCACCAATAGTTTATTGGTGATCAATTGCCCGTCGATGGCTTCAATAACAGGGATCAGCTCATGATTCGAGGGCTGTGGGTACTCAAAGTCAGCAGGTGATTTTTTATCCGCAGTAAAATTATTGATAATAGTAGCCTGTCGAGATTTTATGGCTGATTTACCGTTCAATGCAACCTGCTCGCCATCAATATAAGTTTGCAATACCTCGAAATTAACCAGGTCATTAACAATAATAAAGTCGGCATAATCGCCTTCGTTTAACAGACCGATGTCGAGTTTGTAATGTTTTACAGGATTAACGCAGGTAGCCTTTAATACATTAAAAACATTAACGCCTTTAGCAACCGCACGGGCACAAAGCTGGTTAATATGGCCCAGAACTAAACTGTCCGGATGTTTGTCGTCGCTGCAAAACATAATCATGTCTGGGTAATCATTCAGCATGTCAATCAACGCATCAAAATTTTTGGCGGCACTACCTTCGCGAATCAGGATCTTCATACCGTACTTCAGCTTATCCAAAGCCTCATCTTTAGTAAAACATTCATGATCTGTGCTGATACCGGCATCGATGTATGCACCTGCAGTTTCGCCGCGCAGGCCCGGGGCGTGGCCATCAATAGGTTTTCCGGCTTTTTGTGCAGCGGCTATTTTAGACACTACTTCAGGGTCTTTATTTAGTACCCCGGGAAAGTTCATAACTTCAGTAAGGTATTTGATTTCATCCCGCTGCAACAGAGCGTCAACGTCGGCGGCATTTAAATGTGCCCCTGCGGTTTCAAAAATGGTTGCGGGTACACAGCTCG
Coding sequences within:
- a CDS encoding DEAD/DEAH box helicase, whose amino-acid sequence is MIKQALDNLKINALNPMQEAAIAAAKKSDVILLSPTGSGKTLGFLLPLLGLLDANIPAVQAMILVPSRELALQIEQVFRAMGSGFKVNCCYGGHDVKIERNNLSQPPAVLIGTPGRIAHHLRRESFSTDTIKTLILDEFDKALEFGFQEDMSYIIKQMPAIKKRILTSATQMDEIPSFTGINKPVKLDYLDKTETVSNLKQKAVVAEAADKLEALFALICKVSDQPTLVFCNHREAVDRISDLLYDMGLPHDIFHGGMEQDDRERALIKFRNGSHRILITTDLASRGLDIPEIEHIIHYQLPHNEEAFIHRNGRTARMHATGTSYLMLTPDEKPAYLKEVPEIEDLSADPVLPKPSPWATLYIAAGKKDKINKVDIVGLLLQKGELAKEDLGLIEVLDHSSYAAVKRNRIERVVQLVKNEKIKGKKIRIEISR
- a CDS encoding DUF1456 family protein, which produces MSNNDIMKKLRVALKFTDDDIIKVLLLADFKVTKNEISAIFRNDDHPNFKPCGDQILRNFLNGLIIYKRGPRPPKAPKQDPA
- the ade gene encoding adenine deaminase produces the protein MSQVITAQFVDITNKDIYPATVTIADGRIQSIQKIEHAGDALPYILPGFVDAHVHVESSMLVPAEFARLAVVHGTVGTVSDPHEIANVCGIAGVEYMIENGKTVPFKFNFGAPSCVPATIFETAGAHLNAADVDALLQRDEIKYLTEVMNFPGVLNKDPEVVSKIAAAQKAGKPIDGHAPGLRGETAGAYIDAGISTDHECFTKDEALDKLKYGMKILIREGSAAKNFDALIDMLNDYPDMIMFCSDDKHPDSLVLGHINQLCARAVAKGVNVFNVLKATCVNPVKHYKLDIGLLNEGDYADFIIVNDLVNFEVLQTYIDGEQVALNGKSAIKSRQATIINNFTADKKSPADFEYPQPSNHELIPVIEAIDGQLITNKLLVAMQPVNGLLVTDLQNDILKIAVVNRYKQMPIAKGFIKNFCLNRGAIASSVAHDSHNIVVVGVDDESICRAVNLIIAARGGISCVSDTEEMILALPIAGLMSEKDGYEVAEAYTAIDAMSKKLGSTLSSPFMTLSFMALLVIPHLKLSDMGLFDGAEFKLIS
- a CDS encoding flavin reductase family protein produces the protein MHIESNPSILYFGTPVVLISTKNENGTDNLAPMSSIFWLGWRCVIGLAAASKTTHNLMRNRECVLNLPSVNEVKAVNRMAKTTGSNPVPDGKIAKGYRYEEDKFGIAGLHELPSISVTPPRVAECPVQLEAVVEAVHGLAEGDINQRGRIVTFELRITKVHLEESILTDGHPNRVDPDKWRPLIMSFQQFYGLGQQVHYSTLAEIPEHLYNSPDRERAMDITS
- a CDS encoding MarR family winged helix-turn-helix transcriptional regulator is translated as MPPDINPDVFELMWAVRRFTRSSLILQHVISQDIGLNVTDAECLDFLQEMGPSTAGALAKAARLTTGAITNVIDRLEKAGFVKRSPDPNDRRKVIVSFIPDKHTNAKIHYDALGKAVGELFSGYGTEQLKFLIEHTQALNEIYQHQVVNIDAAKK
- a CDS encoding lmo0937 family membrane protein, which codes for MRSLLYIIAVILIIGWVLGEFVYSAGGLIHILLVIAIISLILGFLRRDTVV
- a CDS encoding quinone oxidoreductase family protein — encoded protein: MKALCFDIFGSPDVLYYGDVADRVIGDDEVMVKTKAIGLNFADTYRRNGNYHLVGQPPFIAGYEGAGEIVQIGKNISHLKIGDRIGFADVPLANAELVAVPASHAIPLPTNIGLETAAAMLLQGLTAQYLTTDSYQVKPGNVILVHAAAGGVGQLLVQLSKHFGATVIGLTSSAIKKQNVINAGADDCFLYNEDWKKQLVDKYKGVDVVYESIGSTLMDSFEVTKTGGTIVFFGFAGGNPPLIDPRMLMDTSKTITGGDLWSYLTSAEERLKRSAELFNWIEQGVISVDISRKFALSDGAAAHAFLESRQSTGKILLIP
- a CDS encoding low affinity iron permease family protein, translating into MAKKKNLFERFSNWATIATGSSAAFIIAITVIVVWLVSGPIFKYSDTWQLIINTGTTIVTFLMVFLIQKSQNKDSKAIHLKLNEILASHEGSSNRMVDIEDLTEEELDQLHKFYVKLSDLAEKEDDLTCTHSIDAAEENQKRKSNRYIPSKVKAESKK
- a CDS encoding MgtC/SapB family protein, yielding MVNPDHIQYNQEIFKILLSAVIGCMVGLEREIRRKPAGFRTLAIISVGATIFTICSYKLGFPGNQDRIAANIITGVGFLGAGVIYRNGFSVSGITTAATIWIAAALGMLIGIGEYGLTALSLVTSLIILSVMEYLQDYIDSRFQHRNYTITCRGEYNHNQLNEKFAQHQLKVRNFKETRQDTQTNFEFDISGKENNLELFNQWLKQNEEVFSFVW
- a CDS encoding RNA polymerase sigma factor is translated as MQNQELIDHLFRTEFRKITAVLCKYLGIDHIDIAEDIAGETFLSALETWPYKGVPPNPSAWLYAVAKNKAKNHIIRGQIFADKIEGTLTSSLPQEYEIEIDLSDQNIADSQLQMLFAICNPSISVEAQTGLALRILCGFGIDEIANAFLSNKETINKRLFRAKEKLRAEKIKIEFPPPTEINKRINAVLTTLYLLFNEGYYSESQDSVLRKDLCLEAMRLTYMLIENAQTNLPVVNALLALMCFHSSRFEARKNAQGEIILYDDQDETLWDKSLIAKGAYYLNQASQGNEITKYHLEANIAWWHTQKADTPEKWESILHLFNQLLVIEYSPIAALNRTYAVSKVRGNAAAIIEAEKLKLTDNHFYFTLLGELYKEIDTQKAKQHFAQALLLAKTSADKQLIQQKIDKL
- a CDS encoding DUF1003 domain-containing protein, which produces MEKKSQQAPEPELKSSLDFTKTRTDHITVFIIDVLGSMKFLLSCFIIFAVWICWNINLFPLLKPFDPFPFPILEMAVSLFAIILSVSVLINQNRQGRIETIRQQVEFEANVRAEEEITKILNMVHEIHQRMGITTVTDQQLEEMKEPTDIKQIHKAIDDIESNESIKADPDQ
- a CDS encoding YciI family protein, which produces MDEFILIFRHEDGNKVASPEQIQIWMKQTMDWIGGIAAQNKFVGGNGLSFDDARIVKYNSVVTNGPFGEIKETIGGYIIVKAESADEAAEFAKGCPVLQGDGNSVEVRKLAKRDGVH
- a CDS encoding class I SAM-dependent methyltransferase codes for the protein MEITNPAFNYDKYGKQYSGQRRTDPHIATFINEALGDAKTVLNIGAGAGSYEPEDRYVIAVEPSIAMRAQRINNHKIPAIIATADNLPFDDKAFDATMAIVTVHHWPDIRKGLQELRRVTKHRVIVMTFDPDSLGNFWNAEYFPEVIEVERQRYPTIDFLMEAMGGKTLVEAVSVPLNCVDGFQEAYYGRPEAFLSKEVRKAQSAWGFIAEDEQERIVKRLADDLESGAWDAKFGHYRTQPTFTCALRLIIADYD